Proteins from one Tsuneonella aeria genomic window:
- a CDS encoding DUF1134 domain-containing protein, whose protein sequence is MLNRLVRRGWIAALGAAALAASPALAQIETVDPNAGIDADLAQPAQQPAYNAAPAPTAATGEVAAEWADPVVTSPEPSVAATQAAGDPAVAAAQGDTYKKDDLIGAAEGVFGKGAEGLARMIEDLLAKQGEPNGYIVGREASGAFIVGARYGSGTLYHKVEGQKPVYWTGPSIGFDAGANAGNTFVLVYNLYDTEELFERYPSGEGAAYAIGGLNASYMRKGDVVLIPIRVGAGLRLGINAGYMKFSKEQRWLPF, encoded by the coding sequence ATGCTCAACCGCCTCGTGCGTCGCGGATGGATTGCTGCGCTCGGGGCCGCCGCGCTGGCGGCTTCACCGGCTCTCGCGCAGATCGAAACGGTCGATCCCAACGCGGGTATCGACGCCGACCTGGCGCAACCCGCGCAGCAGCCGGCATACAATGCCGCACCTGCGCCGACCGCGGCGACCGGTGAAGTGGCTGCCGAATGGGCCGATCCGGTGGTGACGAGCCCGGAACCATCGGTCGCGGCGACGCAGGCTGCGGGAGATCCCGCGGTGGCAGCGGCGCAGGGCGACACCTACAAGAAGGACGACCTGATCGGCGCAGCCGAGGGCGTCTTCGGCAAGGGTGCCGAAGGGCTTGCACGCATGATCGAGGATCTGCTGGCGAAGCAGGGCGAACCCAACGGCTATATCGTGGGGCGCGAGGCGAGCGGCGCGTTCATCGTGGGCGCGCGTTACGGATCGGGCACGCTCTATCACAAGGTCGAAGGCCAGAAGCCGGTCTACTGGACCGGGCCGTCGATCGGCTTCGACGCCGGCGCCAACGCGGGCAACACGTTCGTGCTGGTTTACAATCTCTACGACACCGAAGAGCTGTTCGAGCGCTATCCTTCGGGCGAAGGCGCGGCCTACGCCATCGGCGGCCTCAACGCGTCGTACATGCGCAAGGGCGATGTCGTGCTGATCCCGATCCGCGTGGGGGCCGGCCTCCGGCTGGGGATCAACGCCGGTTACATGAAGTTTTCCAAGGAGCAGCGCTGGCTGCCTTTCTGA
- a CDS encoding SOS response-associated peptidase: MCNLYRMTKATAEVARLFGVQNAMTGANLGEEVYPGYPGAVVAQGDLRRMTWGFPLAMKGAKGQLLKPRPVNNARSDKLGSYMWRYSFEERRCLIPMTGWAEAEGPKGAMTRTWLRLPDREVFAAAGIWRASEEWGEVYSMVMTDSCGAAAECHDRMPVLLAERDYEAWLRGTVADAKALCVPFEGAVMLDRTTQKWSAR; the protein is encoded by the coding sequence ATGTGCAATCTCTATCGCATGACCAAGGCCACGGCGGAGGTCGCGCGGCTGTTCGGCGTGCAGAATGCAATGACAGGCGCGAACTTGGGGGAAGAGGTTTATCCCGGCTATCCGGGCGCGGTTGTGGCGCAAGGCGACCTGCGGCGGATGACTTGGGGTTTCCCGCTGGCGATGAAGGGAGCGAAAGGGCAGTTGCTGAAACCTCGCCCGGTAAACAATGCGCGCAGCGACAAGCTTGGCAGCTACATGTGGCGCTATAGTTTTGAGGAGCGGCGCTGTCTCATCCCCATGACCGGCTGGGCGGAAGCGGAGGGGCCGAAAGGCGCAATGACGCGAACCTGGTTGCGATTGCCCGACCGCGAAGTGTTTGCCGCTGCTGGTATCTGGCGCGCGAGCGAAGAATGGGGCGAAGTCTATTCGATGGTAATGACTGACAGCTGCGGAGCTGCGGCGGAATGCCATGACCGGATGCCAGTTTTGCTGGCAGAGCGTGATTATGAGGCGTGGCTGCGCGGGACAGTCGCGGACGCCAAGGCTCTATGTGTGCCGTTTGAAGGGGCCGTTATGTTAGACCGGACGACGCAGAAATGGAGCGCGCGCTAG